From a region of the Cyprinus carpio isolate SPL01 chromosome A18, ASM1834038v1, whole genome shotgun sequence genome:
- the LOC109087879 gene encoding vasodilator-stimulated phosphoprotein-like isoform X1: MHSESSICQARATVMTYNDADKKWVPAGTGPQAFSRVQIYHNPSNNAFRVVGRKMQTDQQVVINCPIVKGLKYNQATPNFHQWRDARQVWGLNFGSKEDAVLFANGMMHALDVLSSIPDGGYPTRPVSNGPSPEELEQQRRLEQQRLEQLERERQERERQERERQERERQAAPVIPPAPPLAPGGPPAPPGPPPPPGPPPAGPPPPPGPPPSGGGAPPPPAPPLPSSGGGGGGGEGPGGGGLAAALAGAKLRKVPKDDVSSGGGGGGGTAVAPTPKADSSRSSVSMPSGGGGGGGGLMGEMSAILARRRKAADKGEKAPPKAEEPSNDDSDAQGPGEFRRPWEKSATMPRTNSAPRGLESPSSSSLFTRMKPSNQSGEPESGEGESEMERIKQELLEEVRKELQKVKNEIIGAFIQELQKRGST; encoded by the exons atgcacagtgagTCAAGTATCTGTCAGGCACGGGCCACTGTGATGACCTACAATGATGCAGATAAGAAGTGGGTCCCGGCAGGCACGGGTCCCCAAGCTTTCAGCAGGGTCCAAATCTACCACAACCCCAGCAATAACGCCTTCAGAGTGGTGGGACGCAAGATGCAGACCGACCAGCAG GTTGTGATAAACTGTCCAATTGTAAAGGGATTAAAATATAATCAGGCCACGCCAAACTTCCATCAGTGGCGGGACGCTCGGCAGGTGTGGGGCCTGAATTTTGGCAGCAAGGAAGATGCCGTGCTGTTCGCCAATGGCATGATGCACGCACTTGACGTCCTCAGCTCCATACCTGACGGAg GTTACCCCACACGACCCGTGTCCAATGGACCATCCCCAGAAGAGCTGGAACAACAGAGAAG ATTGGAACAGCAGAGGTTGGAGCAGCTAGAGCGAGAGAGACAAGAAAGAGAGCGACAGGAAAGAGAAAGACAAGAAAGAGAACGGCAAGCAGCTCCAG TCATTCCTCCAGCACCACCTTTGGCCCCTGGAGGCCCTCCGGCTCCCCCTGGACCTCCACCTCCCCCTGGGCCCCCTCCAGCTGGACCTCCCCCACCACCGGGACCTCCTCCCTCAGGAGGAGGAGCTCCACCTCCACCTGCTCCTCCTCTGCCCTCTTccggaggaggtggaggtgggggAGAAGGACCAGGTGGCGGTGGTCTCGCTGCTGCCCTGGCAGGTGCCAAACTCCGTAAAGTGCCCAAG GATGATGTTAGtagtggtggaggaggaggaggtggcacTGCTGTGGCTCCAACTCCTAAAGCAGACAGCAGCCGCAGCAGTGTGTCTATGCccagtggaggaggaggaggaggaggaggcctGATGGGAGAGATGAGTGCAATTCTAGCACGAAG GAGAAAAGCAGCAGATAAAGGGGAGAAGGCGCCCCCCAAAGCAGAGGAGCCCAGTAAT GATGATTCCGACGCTCAAGGCCCAGGTG AATTTAGGAGACCATGGGAAAAATCAGCCACTATGCCCAG GACTAACTCTGCACCCAGAGGCCTGGAGTCACCCTCTTCCTCTAGCCTATTTACCAG GATGAAACCCAGTAACCAATCAGGAGAGCCTGAGAGTGGAGAAGGAGAGTCAGAGATGGAACGAATTAAACAG GAACTGCTAGAGGAAGTGAGAAAAGAGCTTCAGAAGGTTAAGAATGAAATCATTGGAG CCTTTATTCAGGAGTTACAGAAACGAGGATCTACATAG
- the LOC109087879 gene encoding vasodilator-stimulated phosphoprotein-like isoform X4 — protein sequence MHSESSICQARATVMTYNDADKKWVPAGTGPQAFSRVQIYHNPSNNAFRVVGRKMQTDQQVVINCPIVKGLKYNQATPNFHQWRDARQVWGLNFGSKEDAVLFANGMMHALDVLSSIPDGGYPTRPVSNGPSPEELEQQRRLEQQRLEQLERERQERERQERERQERERQAAPVIPPAPPLAPGGPPAPPGPPPPPGPPPAGPPPPPGPPPSGGGAPPPPAPPLPSSGGGGGGGEGPGGGGLAAALAGAKLRKVPKDDVSSGGGGGGGTAVAPTPKADSSRSSVSMPSGGGGGGGGLMGEMSAILARRRKAADKGEKAPPKAEEPSNDDSDAQGPGEFRRPWEKSATMPRMKPSNQSGEPESGEGESEMERIKQELLEEVRKELQKVKNEIIGAFIQELQKRGST from the exons atgcacagtgagTCAAGTATCTGTCAGGCACGGGCCACTGTGATGACCTACAATGATGCAGATAAGAAGTGGGTCCCGGCAGGCACGGGTCCCCAAGCTTTCAGCAGGGTCCAAATCTACCACAACCCCAGCAATAACGCCTTCAGAGTGGTGGGACGCAAGATGCAGACCGACCAGCAG GTTGTGATAAACTGTCCAATTGTAAAGGGATTAAAATATAATCAGGCCACGCCAAACTTCCATCAGTGGCGGGACGCTCGGCAGGTGTGGGGCCTGAATTTTGGCAGCAAGGAAGATGCCGTGCTGTTCGCCAATGGCATGATGCACGCACTTGACGTCCTCAGCTCCATACCTGACGGAg GTTACCCCACACGACCCGTGTCCAATGGACCATCCCCAGAAGAGCTGGAACAACAGAGAAG ATTGGAACAGCAGAGGTTGGAGCAGCTAGAGCGAGAGAGACAAGAAAGAGAGCGACAGGAAAGAGAAAGACAAGAAAGAGAACGGCAAGCAGCTCCAG TCATTCCTCCAGCACCACCTTTGGCCCCTGGAGGCCCTCCGGCTCCCCCTGGACCTCCACCTCCCCCTGGGCCCCCTCCAGCTGGACCTCCCCCACCACCGGGACCTCCTCCCTCAGGAGGAGGAGCTCCACCTCCACCTGCTCCTCCTCTGCCCTCTTccggaggaggtggaggtgggggAGAAGGACCAGGTGGCGGTGGTCTCGCTGCTGCCCTGGCAGGTGCCAAACTCCGTAAAGTGCCCAAG GATGATGTTAGtagtggtggaggaggaggaggtggcacTGCTGTGGCTCCAACTCCTAAAGCAGACAGCAGCCGCAGCAGTGTGTCTATGCccagtggaggaggaggaggaggaggaggcctGATGGGAGAGATGAGTGCAATTCTAGCACGAAG GAGAAAAGCAGCAGATAAAGGGGAGAAGGCGCCCCCCAAAGCAGAGGAGCCCAGTAAT GATGATTCCGACGCTCAAGGCCCAGGTG AATTTAGGAGACCATGGGAAAAATCAGCCACTATGCCCAG GATGAAACCCAGTAACCAATCAGGAGAGCCTGAGAGTGGAGAAGGAGAGTCAGAGATGGAACGAATTAAACAG GAACTGCTAGAGGAAGTGAGAAAAGAGCTTCAGAAGGTTAAGAATGAAATCATTGGAG CCTTTATTCAGGAGTTACAGAAACGAGGATCTACATAG
- the LOC109087879 gene encoding vasodilator-stimulated phosphoprotein-like isoform X5 → MHSESSICQARATVMTYNDADKKWVPAGTGPQAFSRVQIYHNPSNNAFRVVGRKMQTDQQVVINCPIVKGLKYNQATPNFHQWRDARQVWGLNFGSKEDAVLFANGMMHALDVLSSIPDGGYPTRPVSNGPSPEELEQQRRLEQQRLEQLERERQERERQERERQERERQAAPVIPPAPPLAPGGPPAPPGPPPPPGPPPAGPPPPPGPPPSGGGAPPPPAPPLPSSGGGGGGGEGPGGGGLAAALAGAKLRKVPKDDVSSGGGGGGGTAVAPTPKADSSRSSVSMPSGGGGGGGGLMGEMSAILARRRKAADKGEKAPPKAEEPSNDDSDAQGPEFRRPWEKSATMPRMKPSNQSGEPESGEGESEMERIKQELLEEVRKELQKVKNEIIGAFIQELQKRGST, encoded by the exons atgcacagtgagTCAAGTATCTGTCAGGCACGGGCCACTGTGATGACCTACAATGATGCAGATAAGAAGTGGGTCCCGGCAGGCACGGGTCCCCAAGCTTTCAGCAGGGTCCAAATCTACCACAACCCCAGCAATAACGCCTTCAGAGTGGTGGGACGCAAGATGCAGACCGACCAGCAG GTTGTGATAAACTGTCCAATTGTAAAGGGATTAAAATATAATCAGGCCACGCCAAACTTCCATCAGTGGCGGGACGCTCGGCAGGTGTGGGGCCTGAATTTTGGCAGCAAGGAAGATGCCGTGCTGTTCGCCAATGGCATGATGCACGCACTTGACGTCCTCAGCTCCATACCTGACGGAg GTTACCCCACACGACCCGTGTCCAATGGACCATCCCCAGAAGAGCTGGAACAACAGAGAAG ATTGGAACAGCAGAGGTTGGAGCAGCTAGAGCGAGAGAGACAAGAAAGAGAGCGACAGGAAAGAGAAAGACAAGAAAGAGAACGGCAAGCAGCTCCAG TCATTCCTCCAGCACCACCTTTGGCCCCTGGAGGCCCTCCGGCTCCCCCTGGACCTCCACCTCCCCCTGGGCCCCCTCCAGCTGGACCTCCCCCACCACCGGGACCTCCTCCCTCAGGAGGAGGAGCTCCACCTCCACCTGCTCCTCCTCTGCCCTCTTccggaggaggtggaggtgggggAGAAGGACCAGGTGGCGGTGGTCTCGCTGCTGCCCTGGCAGGTGCCAAACTCCGTAAAGTGCCCAAG GATGATGTTAGtagtggtggaggaggaggaggtggcacTGCTGTGGCTCCAACTCCTAAAGCAGACAGCAGCCGCAGCAGTGTGTCTATGCccagtggaggaggaggaggaggaggaggcctGATGGGAGAGATGAGTGCAATTCTAGCACGAAG GAGAAAAGCAGCAGATAAAGGGGAGAAGGCGCCCCCCAAAGCAGAGGAGCCCAGTAAT GATGATTCCGACGCTCAAGGCCCAG AATTTAGGAGACCATGGGAAAAATCAGCCACTATGCCCAG GATGAAACCCAGTAACCAATCAGGAGAGCCTGAGAGTGGAGAAGGAGAGTCAGAGATGGAACGAATTAAACAG GAACTGCTAGAGGAAGTGAGAAAAGAGCTTCAGAAGGTTAAGAATGAAATCATTGGAG CCTTTATTCAGGAGTTACAGAAACGAGGATCTACATAG
- the LOC109087879 gene encoding vasodilator-stimulated phosphoprotein-like isoform X2, with product MSESSICQARATVMTYNDADKKWVPAGTGPQAFSRVQIYHNPSNNAFRVVGRKMQTDQQVVINCPIVKGLKYNQATPNFHQWRDARQVWGLNFGSKEDAVLFANGMMHALDVLSSIPDGGYPTRPVSNGPSPEELEQQRRLEQQRLEQLERERQERERQERERQERERQAAPVIPPAPPLAPGGPPAPPGPPPPPGPPPAGPPPPPGPPPSGGGAPPPPAPPLPSSGGGGGGGEGPGGGGLAAALAGAKLRKVPKDDVSSGGGGGGGTAVAPTPKADSSRSSVSMPSGGGGGGGGLMGEMSAILARRRKAADKGEKAPPKAEEPSNDDSDAQGPGEFRRPWEKSATMPRTNSAPRGLESPSSSSLFTRMKPSNQSGEPESGEGESEMERIKQELLEEVRKELQKVKNEIIGAFIQELQKRGST from the exons ATGAG tgagTCAAGTATCTGTCAGGCACGGGCCACTGTGATGACCTACAATGATGCAGATAAGAAGTGGGTCCCGGCAGGCACGGGTCCCCAAGCTTTCAGCAGGGTCCAAATCTACCACAACCCCAGCAATAACGCCTTCAGAGTGGTGGGACGCAAGATGCAGACCGACCAGCAG GTTGTGATAAACTGTCCAATTGTAAAGGGATTAAAATATAATCAGGCCACGCCAAACTTCCATCAGTGGCGGGACGCTCGGCAGGTGTGGGGCCTGAATTTTGGCAGCAAGGAAGATGCCGTGCTGTTCGCCAATGGCATGATGCACGCACTTGACGTCCTCAGCTCCATACCTGACGGAg GTTACCCCACACGACCCGTGTCCAATGGACCATCCCCAGAAGAGCTGGAACAACAGAGAAG ATTGGAACAGCAGAGGTTGGAGCAGCTAGAGCGAGAGAGACAAGAAAGAGAGCGACAGGAAAGAGAAAGACAAGAAAGAGAACGGCAAGCAGCTCCAG TCATTCCTCCAGCACCACCTTTGGCCCCTGGAGGCCCTCCGGCTCCCCCTGGACCTCCACCTCCCCCTGGGCCCCCTCCAGCTGGACCTCCCCCACCACCGGGACCTCCTCCCTCAGGAGGAGGAGCTCCACCTCCACCTGCTCCTCCTCTGCCCTCTTccggaggaggtggaggtgggggAGAAGGACCAGGTGGCGGTGGTCTCGCTGCTGCCCTGGCAGGTGCCAAACTCCGTAAAGTGCCCAAG GATGATGTTAGtagtggtggaggaggaggaggtggcacTGCTGTGGCTCCAACTCCTAAAGCAGACAGCAGCCGCAGCAGTGTGTCTATGCccagtggaggaggaggaggaggaggaggcctGATGGGAGAGATGAGTGCAATTCTAGCACGAAG GAGAAAAGCAGCAGATAAAGGGGAGAAGGCGCCCCCCAAAGCAGAGGAGCCCAGTAAT GATGATTCCGACGCTCAAGGCCCAGGTG AATTTAGGAGACCATGGGAAAAATCAGCCACTATGCCCAG GACTAACTCTGCACCCAGAGGCCTGGAGTCACCCTCTTCCTCTAGCCTATTTACCAG GATGAAACCCAGTAACCAATCAGGAGAGCCTGAGAGTGGAGAAGGAGAGTCAGAGATGGAACGAATTAAACAG GAACTGCTAGAGGAAGTGAGAAAAGAGCTTCAGAAGGTTAAGAATGAAATCATTGGAG CCTTTATTCAGGAGTTACAGAAACGAGGATCTACATAG
- the LOC109087879 gene encoding vasodilator-stimulated phosphoprotein-like isoform X3 has product MHSESSICQARATVMTYNDADKKWVPAGTGPQAFSRVQIYHNPSNNAFRVVGRKMQTDQQVVINCPIVKGLKYNQATPNFHQWRDARQVWGLNFGSKEDAVLFANGMMHALDVLSSIPDGGYPTRPVSNGPSPEELEQQRRLEQQRLEQLERERQERERQERERQERERQAAPVIPPAPPLAPGGPPAPPGPPPPPGPPPAGPPPPPGPPPSGGGAPPPPAPPLPSSGGGGGGGEGPGGGGLAAALAGAKLRKVPKDDVSSGGGGGGGTAVAPTPKADSSRSSVSMPSGGGGGGGGLMGEMSAILARRRKAADKGEKAPPKAEEPSNDDSDAQGPEFRRPWEKSATMPRTNSAPRGLESPSSSSLFTRMKPSNQSGEPESGEGESEMERIKQELLEEVRKELQKVKNEIIGAFIQELQKRGST; this is encoded by the exons atgcacagtgagTCAAGTATCTGTCAGGCACGGGCCACTGTGATGACCTACAATGATGCAGATAAGAAGTGGGTCCCGGCAGGCACGGGTCCCCAAGCTTTCAGCAGGGTCCAAATCTACCACAACCCCAGCAATAACGCCTTCAGAGTGGTGGGACGCAAGATGCAGACCGACCAGCAG GTTGTGATAAACTGTCCAATTGTAAAGGGATTAAAATATAATCAGGCCACGCCAAACTTCCATCAGTGGCGGGACGCTCGGCAGGTGTGGGGCCTGAATTTTGGCAGCAAGGAAGATGCCGTGCTGTTCGCCAATGGCATGATGCACGCACTTGACGTCCTCAGCTCCATACCTGACGGAg GTTACCCCACACGACCCGTGTCCAATGGACCATCCCCAGAAGAGCTGGAACAACAGAGAAG ATTGGAACAGCAGAGGTTGGAGCAGCTAGAGCGAGAGAGACAAGAAAGAGAGCGACAGGAAAGAGAAAGACAAGAAAGAGAACGGCAAGCAGCTCCAG TCATTCCTCCAGCACCACCTTTGGCCCCTGGAGGCCCTCCGGCTCCCCCTGGACCTCCACCTCCCCCTGGGCCCCCTCCAGCTGGACCTCCCCCACCACCGGGACCTCCTCCCTCAGGAGGAGGAGCTCCACCTCCACCTGCTCCTCCTCTGCCCTCTTccggaggaggtggaggtgggggAGAAGGACCAGGTGGCGGTGGTCTCGCTGCTGCCCTGGCAGGTGCCAAACTCCGTAAAGTGCCCAAG GATGATGTTAGtagtggtggaggaggaggaggtggcacTGCTGTGGCTCCAACTCCTAAAGCAGACAGCAGCCGCAGCAGTGTGTCTATGCccagtggaggaggaggaggaggaggaggcctGATGGGAGAGATGAGTGCAATTCTAGCACGAAG GAGAAAAGCAGCAGATAAAGGGGAGAAGGCGCCCCCCAAAGCAGAGGAGCCCAGTAAT GATGATTCCGACGCTCAAGGCCCAG AATTTAGGAGACCATGGGAAAAATCAGCCACTATGCCCAG GACTAACTCTGCACCCAGAGGCCTGGAGTCACCCTCTTCCTCTAGCCTATTTACCAG GATGAAACCCAGTAACCAATCAGGAGAGCCTGAGAGTGGAGAAGGAGAGTCAGAGATGGAACGAATTAAACAG GAACTGCTAGAGGAAGTGAGAAAAGAGCTTCAGAAGGTTAAGAATGAAATCATTGGAG CCTTTATTCAGGAGTTACAGAAACGAGGATCTACATAG